The sequence below is a genomic window from Halosolutus gelatinilyticus.
GATCCTGTTCGCGGGTACCGTCAGCGCCTCCCTCGGCGCAGTGCTCATTCGTCGGGCTGACGCGCCCCTCTCCAGTACGGTTCGCATCGCATGGGGGTTGCCCCTCGCGGCGATTCTCTGTCACGGGTTCGCCCGGGCCGCCGGCGAGACGACCGCTGCGATCGCGTGGACGCCCGCGGCGCTCGTCGCCCTCGGCTACGTGAGCATCGTCGCCGGCGTGTTCGCCTACATCGCCTACTTCGCCCTCCTCGACGAGGCCGGAGCTATCCGATCGAGCCTGCTCTTCTACGTCGTCCCGGTCGTCTCGACCGTGGGCGGGTGGGCGATCCTCGGCGAGCGCATCGAACTCGTGACGGTCGCCGGATTCTTGACCATTTTCGCCGGATTCGCGGTGCTTGGGAGCGCGTCGATCGATCTCGACGACCTCGACGTTCGATCGAAACTCCCCGGCGTACCGACGACCTCGCCGGCCGCCGAGGATCGATCCGCGTGCGAGGAACCGCAGGGGTTCAGATCGGACTGAACGGCCGGTTTCCGGCGCCGGTTTCGATCGATCTCCGGCGAGATTTCAATCGACGTCCGCCGAGGGATCGGGCGAGTCGGCCCCGCCGTCGGCGGGGATCGGCGTCGCCACGGCGACCAGGACGAGAGCGATACTCACGAACGCACCGCCGAGGACGCCGAGTAACGCGATCGGCGACGTCAGATCCGCGAGATACCCCGCCAACGGCTTCAGCGGCGCGCGGACGAGCGCGTACCCCATCGACGCCGTACTGAGCAGGGT
It includes:
- a CDS encoding DMT family transporter, producing the protein MDRRAIAFFVLASLFFGGTFVAAKAGLEYFSPLLFVAIRFDVAAIVLLGYVLVTHSREELLPTTRGDLVGIFATGALVIGLTNALLFVGQQYATSAVAAIVFSLNPILTPVFAAVLLSDERLSLRGAVAMGLGLVGVALVVGPDTATLLGGDALGRAILFAGTVSASLGAVLIRRADAPLSSTVRIAWGLPLAAILCHGFARAAGETTAAIAWTPAALVALGYVSIVAGVFAYIAYFALLDEAGAIRSSLLFYVVPVVSTVGGWAILGERIELVTVAGFLTIFAGFAVLGSASIDLDDLDVRSKLPGVPTTSPAAEDRSACEEPQGFRSD